In Deltaproteobacteria bacterium, the genomic stretch CGCTCGCAGATGCCGGCCTGCGGCGGGAGGACCTCGATGGCCTGCTGCTCAATCCCGGCCTGAGCTGGGGCGAGGCGGCAATGGGATCGTTTCAGCTGCAGCAGGCGATGGGTTTGCGCGACCTGCGGCTATCGTCGGTCATGAACGCCGGCGGTGCCTCCGCCGCTGCCATGATCCAGCACGCGGCGCAGGCGATCGCGGCCGGGGTTTGCACCACCGTGGCCTGCGTCTTCTCCGACGCGCCCCTCAAACCGCCGGCAACCAAGGCGGAGAAGAAGGACGGCGGCGGCTCGGCGGGCGCCTACGGCTTTGCCCGCGGGCTCGACGCCGCCTATGGCCAATTCGGCGTCAACGCGCTGTACGCGTTGGTGGCGCAGCGCCATATGCACCTCTACGGCACCACCAACGATCACCTCGGCGCTATCGCCGTGGCGCAACGGCAGTGGGCCAACAAGAATCCGCAGGCGCAGTTCTACGACACCCCGATGACCATCGAGGACTACCGCCGCTCGCGCTGGGTGGTGGAACCGTTTCATTTGTTCGACTGCTGCCTGGTATCCAACGGGGGCTTGGCCGTGATCGTGACCGCGGCCGAGCGTGCTCGTGATCTGAAGAAACCGCCAGTGTACATCCGCGGTATGGGCCAAGGACACCCCGGCGGTGATCCGGGTGAAACCCTCGCCTCCGGGGCGGTGCTGGCGAAGGCGACCGCCTTCACCATGGCCGGCATCGCGCTGTCCGATATCGACGTCGTCGAGCTCTACGACTGTTACACCTTCACCGTGCTGGTGTGCCTGGAGGATTACGGCTTTTGTAAGAAGGGCGAAGGCGGCCCGTTCGTAGCCGACGGTAAGATCGCCCCCGGGGGCTCACTGCCGGTGAACACCGGCGGCGGGCAGCTTTCGTCGTTCTACATGTGGGGCATGACGCCGGTCTCCGAGGCCGTGATTCAACTCCGCGGCGACGGCGGAGCGCGGCAGGTGCCGGGAGCCGGTGTCGCGCTCGTGAGCGGGAACGGCGGCATTCTGTCGACCCACTCGACGCTAGTGCTAGCAGGCGCGCCTTGAGGGAGGTGAACATGGCAGAGTACGGCAAACCGGTTCCGGCAATCACCCCGGAGATGCGGCCGTTCTTTGCCGCCGCCAAGCGCCACCAGTTGGTGGTGCAGCGCTGTTGCGGCTGCGGTACCCATCGCTTTCCGGCACGTGAGCTGTGCTCTAACTGCTGGTCGCGCGAGGCCGAGTGGGTGGCGGTGTCCGGCACCGGCGAGATCTTCAGCTTCAACGTCATGCACCAGGTCTACCACCCCGGGTTCGCCGCCGAGGTGCCCTACGCCGTGGTGGCGGTGAAGCTGAAGGAAGGCGCCAAGATGACCTCGAGTCTCGTAGGTGTGAAACCGCACGACATCCGCATCGGCATGCCGGTGCGGGTGGTGTTTGAAGACCTCACCGACGAGGTCACGCTGCCGAAGTTCGCGCCAGCATAACCGAATGTTCTGACGCGGAACGCGGGCCGCCTAGCTCGCCACCGGCGCTGCCGCTTGCAGCCACGGCTCCAGGTCGCGTAGCGCACCGGCCTCGTCGCCCGCGACGGTTACGCCCTCGAATAACCACCATTCCTCCGGCGCGATGATCGCCTCGCCGGGCTTGAGTGTAAGCAGCGGGCCGAGGTTCTCGACCTCGATGAACTCGGCCGCCGAATAAATCTCGACGGTGGCACCGCCGTCGGGGTAGGTGGCGCGCGGATCGTGCGAGAAGCGCTTGAGGTACAGACTGTCACCGTGCAGATAGGCCGCCCAGCCCTGCTTGGTGTCGACGCCGACCTTGCTCTCGTCGGCGCGCCGGCGGCCGGCTCCAGCCGCAGCCGGCAGTACTTCGGACTGATCGACCTGCATCAAGCGATCGCCGAACTGATAGCGGCGATCGGCCAGCTTGGTGTAGCTCCACAGAATCAGGTGGCGGGTGTCAGAGAACGCCGCCGGGTTGCCGACATCAAACGGCACCAGAGCGCGCCCGCCCGGTCGCATGACCGAGAGGCTCCACGCCGCGCAAGTAATGTCGTGAGCGCTGATGTTCTGGATGCGCGAGACCACTCGCGCACGCGGCTGCTCGGCAATGAGCGAGACCTCGAGGCTCTTCTGAATGCCGGCGCGCGGCTGTGGCGGGCCGGTTACCCGCACCGTGGCGGGCCCGATGACCTCAGCGGTGCAAGGTTGGTTGTCGGGGGCGTAGGTCGTGGCAGCGTCTTCGGGTGCGATCCACAGTCGCCAGCCACCGCGCAATACCCAGTTCGACTCGCCGGTGCTGCCGGTCTCGGACGGGCGCAGGTAAAAAACGTTCGCGCCGCCCCGCCGATGGAAATCAACGATGCGCGGGCCGATCGCGCTGGTAACTACCAGTTCCACGGCCGCGTTACCGAGAATGTACGAGTCGGGCCAGCCGCAGTAGTGCTCGCGGCGTAGGTTGGGCATCTAGTCCGCTCCTGCTCGGGGGGGCGCGACGCCCTGGCGACACGGTTCACACGCCTGCCCGGGCAAGTCGATTCGACCGGCGTCCATTGACTCACAAGGGGTGTAGCAATCGCCGCCCGGGCGCTTTATCATAGTTCCATGACCGACACCGCTCCGCAGGCCGCCGGGCTGGCACCGACGCTCTTGCTGTCGATGCCGCAGCTGATCGATCCCAACTTCAAGCGCACGGTGGTGCTGCTGTGCGAGCACAACCGCGAGGGGGCGTTCGGCCTGGTGCTCAACCGGCCCACCGGAGCACTGGCGGGCGAGGTGGTGCAGCTCGATCCGCCGGTGCACCAGCGCAATGACCAGCAGATCTGGGTGGGCGGACCGGTCGAGCCCCAGCGTGGCTGGATCCTGCTGGCACAGGCGCCCGCCAACACCGATGCCGTGCGGGTGACGGACGGGGTCTACTTGTCGGCCTCGCCGGCTCTCCTGCGCCAGCTGCTGGAAAACCCCACGCCGCAACGCACGCGATTCCTGGTCGGCTATGCCGGCTGGGGTCCGGGCCAGCTCGACAACGAACTGCTGCAATCCGCCTGGCTGACCGCCGACGTCGATCTCGACATCGTTTTCGACACTGCGGCCGAAGCGATGTGGGAAGCCGCGATCCGCCGCCTCGGGGTGGACCCGATCGCGTTGCAGATGAGCCCGGGCGTACACTGAGCCGGCCTCGTTCAGCCGCGGCGCAATACCTGCCCGGCCCGCGAGTCCCGATCAAATACGCCGTCGCGAACCACCACCGCGCCGTTGAGCACCACCGCCGTGATTCCTGAGGGCCGGCGATCCGGCGCGCTGCGGGTGGTGTTGTCGCCAACGGTTTCCGGATCAAAGACGACCAGGTCCGCGGCCAAGCCCCTAGCGATACGGCCGCGGTCGCGCAGGCCCATGCGGTCAGCCGACAAACCGGTCATACGGCGCACCGCCTCCGGCAGCGACAGCAGCCGCAGTTCGCGCACGTAACGGCCGAGGATGCGCGGGAAGGTCCCATACGAGGCCGGGTTGTCGAAGCCGTTGCCGGTGAGGATGGTGTCGGTCTCGAAGCAGGTGCGGGCGTGCTGCAACACTTTGCGCAGGCTGGTTTCCTCCTCGCCGCGCCCGCTGTAGTTCCAGTTCAAGATGCGCGTCTGGCTGCCCAGCTCGCCGACGAGGTCGAGATAGGTTTCGGTGGCGTCGGTGCCGCGCTCGCGGGCGATGTCGGCGATCGTCATGCCTTGGTAGCGCGCCAGCTCCGGTTTCGGCACCCACAGAATCTGGGTGTCTTCCCAGCGCATACCAAGATGGGGCAGCACCCAGTTGAGGGTGCCGGCGACCCGCTGGCGCTGCTCCGGGTTGGTTACCGATTGTTCGAGGTTGTTGAGCGTCCACGGCGGCATGAAGACCACCAGCGTGGTGTTGCCGCCGACATACGGGAAAGCATCCCAGGCGATGTCCACGCCTTGATCAACCAGGCGGTTCAGGTGTTCGAGCACCGGGTCGGTGGTCGGCCAAGTGGTGTCGCCGACGAAGATGAGATGCGAATGCTGCACCGGTACACCGTGGGCGCGAAACACCGCCGCGGTCTCATCCACCGAGCGCAGATTCGATGGTACTTGCGCGGAATCATCGAAGTTGCCGAGAGCGATGTAGCTGCGGCCGTGCGAGGTGTAGACCCCGCGGCGCTCGCGCAAGGGCGCGGTGACGCCGAGCAACTCGTCTTGATCGGCGAACACCCCCGGGGCGTAACCGAGCCCGGTCGACAGGCCGATGGCGCCCTCGTCGAGCGCCGCGCGCGCGAGATCGGCCATTACCGCCACCTCGGCGGCGGTGGCCGGCGAGCCGTCGAACTGCTTGACCGCCGCGCGCAGGGTGCCGTGGCCGACAAGTTCGGCGACATTGAGCGCCAGGCCCTGCCGTTCGAGCAGCGCTAGAAAATCGCCGACACTGGTCCAGGCATAATCAAGGTCGTCGTCGTGCAGCATCCGGCCGAGCAGCGGCACGAGCGTGCGATTGCCCGCTAGAATAGGGGCCGGGGAGAAGCCGCAGTTGCCGCCGACTATTGTCGTCACACCTTGTTCCAGCAGCGGCGCCAGCACCTCGCCGTGATTGGCCAGCGGTACCACCCAGTCGCTGTGCGAGTGCATGTCGATGAAGCCCGGGGCGATAACCTTGCCGGCGCAGTCAATCGTCGCGCGCGCACTCGCGCCGCCGAGATCGCCGATCGCGGCTATACGCCCGCCCGCCACCGCTACCGACGCGGGGACTGCGTTCGCGCCGGTGCCGTCGAGCACGCTTCCGTCCTTGAGGATCAGCTCATAGTCCATGGCGCCGACCATCGCACGAAGCCGCCGCCGCGGCAACGTCGCCGCCTGCTGGTGGTTGCGGGCGTTGCTTCCTCGATGCCAGGGCGGTACGGTCAGCGCATGCACCCGCGCGCAGTCGATTTCGCCGTCGCCCCGTTCCTGGTGATTTGGGAAACCACGCAGGCGTGTGACCTAGCCTGCCGCCACTGCCGCGCCTCGGCGCAGCCGGCCCGGCACGCCGGCGAGTTGACGACCGAAGAAGGCGAACGATTGCTGGCCGAGACTGCCGAAATGGGAACGCCGGTGTTCATCCTCAGCGGGGGCGATCCGCTCAAGCGGCCGGATCTCTACCGGCTGATCCGGCGCGGCAAGCAGCTCGGCCTGCGCATGGGGACGATCCCGGCGGCCACCGAGGCGCTGACCGAAGACATCGTCCGCCAACTGAAGGAGACCGACCTGGATCAGATGGCGGTGAGTCTCGACTTCCCGAGCGCGGAGCAGCACGATGCCTTTCGCGGTGTTCCCGGAGCATTCGCCCGAACCATGGCGGCCATCGAGTGGGCGCACCGCCACCAGTTGCCGCTGCAGATCAACAGCACGTTGTGCGGCCATTCGGCGCCGTTCCTCGCCGAGATGGCCGCTTTGGTGGAGCGGCTCGGGATCGTGTTCTGGGAGGTATTCTTCCTGGTGCCGGTCGGGCGCGGCGAGGCCCTCGGCGGCTTGACGCCGGAGCAGTGCGAGGAGTTGTTCGAGATTCTCTACCGGGTCCAGAAGCAATCACATTTTGTGGTGAAGATCACCGAAGCGCCGCACTACCGGCGCTACGTCGCGCAACGCGAGGCGGCCCAGCCGGGGCAGGCACCCGGGGCGGCGTTACCGCAGCTGCTACAGCGCTCGGAAGGACCCGGGCACACGGTGGGGTTGGCGCCGCGGGGGGTAAACGCCGGCAATGGCTTCGCCTTCGTGTCGCACACCGGTGACGTGTTTCCGAGCGGGTTCTTGCCGGTGTGCGCCGGCAACGTACGGGCGCAACCGCTGGCGGCGATCTATCGCGACTCCCCGTTGTTTCGCACGCTGCGTGCTCCCGACCTGCTACTCGGCCGTTGCGGGCGCTGTGAATATCGCACCATTTGCGGCGGCTCGCGTTCGCGCGCTTATGCCCTGACCGGCAACTACCTGGCCACCGACCCGTGGTGCGCCTACGAGCCCGCCGCCGCGCAGCCGTCTCCTTCCTGAGAGCGTTCATAACTCGATTCCCTTCTGTCCGGAGGCGCTCACTCTGCCCGCAAGAGGCGCTTGGCTGACATCTTCGCGGCTGCGGAAGGCGTAGCCGAGCACTCTCCTCTTTTCGGGCCTGGCTACCTGCCCTCACATCACTTGGGGGGCTGGAGTCAGGTGGTGATGGGCTCCACTGCGGCTTTCTGGCGGGTTACGGCGAGCGGGAAGCAGATGAACACCGCGGGGTCGCCGCCAGCACGATGCAAATGCGCTTGCGGCTGGGCGACCGGTGTCATGTGCTGTCGCCACCGCCGGCGTGTCGGCTGAGCGCAGAGCGCGCGTTGAAGCCCAACCGGGGATGAAGCGCCCGGCTCGCCACCCTGCTGCGCTTACGCCACCTGGTGCTGGGCTTCGGCGGCGAGCGCGGGCTTGACGTGACCGATCACACTCCAGCGGTTGCGATAGGGCGCGTAGCGGCCGCGGTAGGGCTTGCCGGCACCGTGCAGGCTGAAGGTCGGCCCCGAGATTTCCGCGGACGGAATCACGAAGATCTCGTCCGCCGCCCGCCGGCGCTTGGCGATGCAGACGAAGACGTCGCAGTAGCGCTTGTCGAAGTGCCCGTGACGGTGGAAGTTGAAGTTCCAGCTCTTGTAATCGTAAGCGTAACGCTTGCCGCCGACGGTCACCGTATGGGCGTAACGGCCGGGATAGGCGATGCGCAACGCGACCCGAACGGCGCTGTTGACCAGCAGGTCGTAGCCCGCGGTGCGTGACACCTCGCTCACGTCCATGCCCATTCGGCGCAGCCGAGTGGCGGTGGCCGCGCGTGCCAGTTGATGCTTGTACTGTCGATTCATGCAAACCGGTCGCACGCAAAAACCTCGGCCTACGCCCAGGTTTCCCGACATCCCGACAACAGATTTTCCGCAACCCTACGCCAGGGGATCAGCGCCGGTGCTTTGGACTATAGCGGCGGCTTTTTGCACTCGCAATGGAAAAATTCGGCGCGGCCGATTTTGTTCTCAGGGAGTCGCCTCGGGCAGTCGCGGCGTAACGAAGAGGCCGTTGCGCTCGGCGTCGAACGGACCACTCCACCGGCTGTGGTGACACGGCGGAATCGGCCCCTCGGCGAAGAAACCGCCGTCGGCCGCGACGATGGCGCGATAGCGCGGGCGCGTAGGACCCAGCACCCGCTCGGTCTCGGCCCCGAGGTCGGCGACCCAACCGCCATCGGGATGCCAGGAGTCCGCCTCGGGGTCGTATACCCACGAGCGCCCATCGTAGGTGATGATTCGTTCCCCTCCGCCCACGCCTTGACGCACCTCGATGCGGTGCACCTGAACTTGGCGGACGCGGTACGGCCAGCATGGCAGCAAGCTATCGTCGGGGACCACGACTCCTGGCAGCAAGGCCAACAGATTCCAGCGAAACTCGGCCGTGACACGCCGGCGCTCCCGCGGCGGCAACGGTAACTGTTCCAGCTGCCGCAAGACCGCCTCATGGTGAGTGGGGTCAGTCTGCAAGGCAAGCCGTAAGGCCTCAATCGCGTCGTTGCCGTTGCCCGCTTGGGCGGTGAGAGCGGCAAGATTCAAATAGCGCTCGGCCTCAGCGCGTTTTCCCCGCTCTGCTGCCGGGGCGTCGCTGAAGGCGTGGTCAATGAGCCACTGCTGTTCACGCAGCGCCTCGTCCAGCTTGCCATCGGCTTGGGCCTCCTGGAATGCGCGGCCGTGCCGTTGCCAGGCCGTGCTGCAACCGGCAGAAACCAAAAGCAGCAAGATCACCGCGAGGCGCATGGCACAACAGTATATCGGCAACTGCCGCTCACGGGAATGCACAATCCTGACTCTGCCGACTCTGCAGCTTTGCCCTGATCGCCCGGCGTTCAAGACGGACGCGAGCCCTGGTCTGCGGGTTGTCTGCGGGTTGCGCGGGATTGCCTCGCCACCACCCACGCACTAACATACGAGCCTTCACATGACTCGGCGGGTGTACCTACAGAGCCTGGGCTGCCCCAAGAACCAGGTGGACAGCGAGCACATGCTCGGTTTGGCAGCGCAGGCCGGGGCCGAGATCGTCCTCGATCCGGCTGAGGCTGACGTGCTGGTGGTGAACACCTGCGGCTTCATTGGTGAGGCCAAAAAGGAATCCATCGAGGCCATTCTCGAACTGGCCGGGCTCAAGCAGGGCAGCCCGGGCAAGCGCTTGATCGTCACCGGCTGCTTGGTGCAGCGCTACGGCGCGGAACTGCAACAGTCGCTGCCCGAGGTCGATGGCTTCTTGGGCACGGGCGACTTCACCCGCTTGCCGGAACTACTCGACGGCGGCCCCGTTGACCTCAGCGCCTACCGGCATGCGGCCCATTTGCTGCCAGCTGCGGAGGTGCCGCGGGCGCGTTCGGGCCATTTTTTCAGCGCCTACCTCAAGATTTCAGAGGGCTGTGATCATCGTTGCAGCTTTTGCATCATTCCGCAGATTCGCGGCCGTCACGAGAGCAGGCCGTTCGATGCGGTAATCGCTGAAGCCGAGGCGTTGGCCAACGACGGCGTGGTCGAGTTGAACTTGATCGCGCAAGACCTGACGGCGTACGGCAGGGATCGGGGCGACGACTCGTCACTGAGCAGCTTGCTGCGCCGTCTGGCACGGATCGACGGTATCCAGTGGGTGCGCTTGCTGTACACCTACCCGCGCTACGTTAACGATGAGCTGCTCGACACCATCGCCGGCGAACCGAAGGTGTGTCGCTACATTGACCTGCCCTTGCAGCACATCAGTGACCGCGTGCTCGCCGCGATGCGCCGCGAACGCAGTGGGAGCGCGCTCAGGCAGCTGGTGGGTCACATGCGTGCACGGGTGCCGGGCGTAACGTTGAGGACCGCGTTCATCGTCGGCTTCCCGGGCGAGAGCGATGATGATTTCGCCGAGTTGCTGGCATTCGTGCGGGAGAGCCGTTTCGATCACGTGGGCGTGTTCCGCTACTCCCGCGAAGAGGGAACCGCGGCGGCCGACATGGCGGAGCAAGTCCCTGCCCGACTCAAGCAGCGGCGCTACCACCGCCTGATGACACTGCAGGCCGGCGTGGCGGCGGAACTGAATCGAGCCCGGGTCGGCGGCATCGAACCGGTATTGGTCTGCGGCCAGGACGGAAACGGACGCTGGTACGGCCGCACCCGTGGCCAAGCACCTGACATCGACGGCGTGCTGTATCTGAGCCAGCCCGAGTCGCCCGGGGCGATTGTGCCCGCCCTGATCCGCGACTCCACGACTTATGATCTCGAGGGAGAGGTGATACCCGGTTGACAGCGGGGCGGATTGCCTCTAAATTCCGCCCCCCTTGAGAGGGCCACATGCGCAAAGCACTATTGAAAAGTGCGCGCGAACGACTGCTGGAGATGCGGCGGCAGGTGTTGCGCGAGATCGACAACGACCTCAAAGAAGGTCGTGAAGGCACCAAGAACGACGGCATGGACACCTACGACCTGGCTAGCGAGGAACGCGATCGTGAGATCAGCTTCATTCTGAGTGATCGCGAGCGCGAGAAGCTGCAGGCAATCCAAGAGGCGCTGGAACGAATCGAAGGCTCCAGCTACGGCATCTGCGACAGCTGCGAGAGCGAGATTGCCCCGGCCCGCCTCGAAGCTATGCCCTTTACCCGCTTGTGTGTCAGCTGTCAGTCCGACCGCGAGAAAGAACTCAAACAGTCCCGCCGCTTTGAGGACGAACGCGCGTATCGCAAACTGGGCGCTACCGACGTCGACGAAGACAACACGTAGCACGGCTCAACGCCCGCAGCGCCTGTCGCCCTAATGGCGCTTCGGATCGCGGGCGATATGTCATCTACGATCGCCAATCAGCGAGAGTCCTTGGCTGCCCTCTTCGCCACCGCAGTACGAGCGGTGGATCCGGCGGCGCTGGTTGCCCTGCGGCTGCGACGTGACGGGCAGAGGCTGAGCGTCACCGGCACCGGCGCGCAGTGGAGCGGGCCAACCCTGATCGCCGGCGCCGGCAAAGCCGCGGCACGAATGGCGCAAGCGGCAGCGGCCACACTCGGTGCCGAGCTGGCTGGCGGTGTGATCGTGTCTCCGCACGGAAGCGGCGCTGGCATTGCCGGTATAACTTGCCGCGAAAGCGGCCACCCACTGCCGGATACCGACGGCGAGTCTGCCACCCGCGCCCTGATCGACGCCCTTGCCGCCCAGCCGCGGGCAGCCGTGCTCGCGCTCATCAGCGGCGGAGCGTCGAGCCTGCTGGTGCAGCCGACAGCGCCGGTTACCCTGAGAGACAAGATCGCCACCACCGCCGCGTTGCTGGCTTGCGGGGCCGATATCCGCGAGTTCAATACCGTGCGCAAGCACTTGTCTTTAGTGAAGGGGGGCGGACTGGTGCGGCTGGCGCGCGGCCGGCCGCTAGTGGCGCTGCTGCTTTCCGACGTCATTGGCGATGATCCCGCCACCATCGGATCGGGGCCGACCGCTGCTGACCCGACGACTTTTGCGGATGCGCTCGGCATTCTGCGGCGCTACCGCATCCTTCAAAGTCTGCCGGCATCGGTGCGCACCGTGCTCCAGGCCGGCGAGCGCGGTGAGCTGCCGGAGACGCTCAAGCCGGACAGCGCCGAGCTTGACGGGGTGACCAATGTGGTGATCGGCTCAAACCGGATAGCGCTAGCGGCCGCGGCCGCCGCTGCCCGTGACGCCGGCTACCAGACGCTAACTGCCGCCGCGCCGTTGTCGGGGGACACTACCGCGTCGGCGCGTACCTACGCCGACTGGGTGCGCCGGGAGAGTCAGGCAAGGAAGGGACCGCTTTGCCTGCTGGCGGGCGGC encodes the following:
- a CDS encoding Zn-ribbon domain-containing OB-fold protein encodes the protein MAEYGKPVPAITPEMRPFFAAAKRHQLVVQRCCGCGTHRFPARELCSNCWSREAEWVAVSGTGEIFSFNVMHQVYHPGFAAEVPYAVVAVKLKEGAKMTSSLVGVKPHDIRIGMPVRVVFEDLTDEVTLPKFAPA
- a CDS encoding thiolase family protein, giving the protein MNLRSQTAIAGLGITKQGKVYDYNHVGFAVEAVRLALADAGLRREDLDGLLLNPGLSWGEAAMGSFQLQQAMGLRDLRLSSVMNAGGASAAAMIQHAAQAIAAGVCTTVACVFSDAPLKPPATKAEKKDGGGSAGAYGFARGLDAAYGQFGVNALYALVAQRHMHLYGTTNDHLGAIAVAQRQWANKNPQAQFYDTPMTIEDYRRSRWVVEPFHLFDCCLVSNGGLAVIVTAAERARDLKKPPVYIRGMGQGHPGGDPGETLASGAVLAKATAFTMAGIALSDIDVVELYDCYTFTVLVCLEDYGFCKKGEGGPFVADGKIAPGGSLPVNTGGGQLSSFYMWGMTPVSEAVIQLRGDGGARQVPGAGVALVSGNGGILSTHSTLVLAGAP
- a CDS encoding TIGR04053 family radical SAM/SPASM domain-containing protein; protein product: MHPRAVDFAVAPFLVIWETTQACDLACRHCRASAQPARHAGELTTEEGERLLAETAEMGTPVFILSGGDPLKRPDLYRLIRRGKQLGLRMGTIPAATEALTEDIVRQLKETDLDQMAVSLDFPSAEQHDAFRGVPGAFARTMAAIEWAHRHQLPLQINSTLCGHSAPFLAEMAALVERLGIVFWEVFFLVPVGRGEALGGLTPEQCEELFEILYRVQKQSHFVVKITEAPHYRRYVAQREAAQPGQAPGAALPQLLQRSEGPGHTVGLAPRGVNAGNGFAFVSHTGDVFPSGFLPVCAGNVRAQPLAAIYRDSPLFRTLRAPDLLLGRCGRCEYRTICGGSRSRAYALTGNYLATDPWCAYEPAAAQPSPS
- the rimO gene encoding 30S ribosomal protein S12 methylthiotransferase RimO, which produces MTRRVYLQSLGCPKNQVDSEHMLGLAAQAGAEIVLDPAEADVLVVNTCGFIGEAKKESIEAILELAGLKQGSPGKRLIVTGCLVQRYGAELQQSLPEVDGFLGTGDFTRLPELLDGGPVDLSAYRHAAHLLPAAEVPRARSGHFFSAYLKISEGCDHRCSFCIIPQIRGRHESRPFDAVIAEAEALANDGVVELNLIAQDLTAYGRDRGDDSSLSSLLRRLARIDGIQWVRLLYTYPRYVNDELLDTIAGEPKVCRYIDLPLQHISDRVLAAMRRERSGSALRQLVGHMRARVPGVTLRTAFIVGFPGESDDDFAELLAFVRESRFDHVGVFRYSREEGTAAADMAEQVPARLKQRRYHRLMTLQAGVAAELNRARVGGIEPVLVCGQDGNGRWYGRTRGQAPDIDGVLYLSQPESPGAIVPALIRDSTTYDLEGEVIPG
- a CDS encoding DUF4147 domain-containing protein, producing the protein MSSTIANQRESLAALFATAVRAVDPAALVALRLRRDGQRLSVTGTGAQWSGPTLIAGAGKAAARMAQAAAATLGAELAGGVIVSPHGSGAGIAGITCRESGHPLPDTDGESATRALIDALAAQPRAAVLALISGGASSLLVQPTAPVTLRDKIATTAALLACGADIREFNTVRKHLSLVKGGGLVRLARGRPLVALLLSDVIGDDPATIGSGPTAADPTTFADALGILRRYRILQSLPASVRTVLQAGERGELPETLKPDSAELDGVTNVVIGSNRIALAAAAAAARDAGYQTLTAAAPLSGDTTASARTYADWVRRESQARKGPLCLLAGGETTVRLGASPGQGGRNQEFALVCAAAIAGQDLAVLSAGSDGIDGPTDAAGAFADGTTLARARHCGLDAAAALAAHDSYRFFNALGDLFQPGATGTNVMDIKIALAG
- a CDS encoding TraR/DksA family transcriptional regulator; this translates as MRKALLKSARERLLEMRRQVLREIDNDLKEGREGTKNDGMDTYDLASEERDREISFILSDREREKLQAIQEALERIEGSSYGICDSCESEIAPARLEAMPFTRLCVSCQSDREKELKQSRRFEDERAYRKLGATDVDEDNT
- a CDS encoding amidohydrolase family protein; protein product: MDYELILKDGSVLDGTGANAVPASVAVAGGRIAAIGDLGGASARATIDCAGKVIAPGFIDMHSHSDWVVPLANHGEVLAPLLEQGVTTIVGGNCGFSPAPILAGNRTLVPLLGRMLHDDDLDYAWTSVGDFLALLERQGLALNVAELVGHGTLRAAVKQFDGSPATAAEVAVMADLARAALDEGAIGLSTGLGYAPGVFADQDELLGVTAPLRERRGVYTSHGRSYIALGNFDDSAQVPSNLRSVDETAAVFRAHGVPVQHSHLIFVGDTTWPTTDPVLEHLNRLVDQGVDIAWDAFPYVGGNTTLVVFMPPWTLNNLEQSVTNPEQRQRVAGTLNWVLPHLGMRWEDTQILWVPKPELARYQGMTIADIARERGTDATETYLDLVGELGSQTRILNWNYSGRGEEETSLRKVLQHARTCFETDTILTGNGFDNPASYGTFPRILGRYVRELRLLSLPEAVRRMTGLSADRMGLRDRGRIARGLAADLVVFDPETVGDNTTRSAPDRRPSGITAVVLNGAVVVRDGVFDRDSRAGQVLRRG
- a CDS encoding YqgE/AlgH family protein, with the protein product MTDTAPQAAGLAPTLLLSMPQLIDPNFKRTVVLLCEHNREGAFGLVLNRPTGALAGEVVQLDPPVHQRNDQQIWVGGPVEPQRGWILLAQAPANTDAVRVTDGVYLSASPALLRQLLENPTPQRTRFLVGYAGWGPGQLDNELLQSAWLTADVDLDIVFDTAAEAMWEAAIRRLGVDPIALQMSPGVH